GCGAAATCAGAAATCCTGATTTATTAAATGACAGGGCTCTTTCCAGCACCGTTATCCTGTGACCTTGTTTGGCTAAAAACTTTGCCGCCGTTAAACCGGCTATACCCCCTCCTGAGATAACAATATGTTTCTTCATATATTTTAATTTAAATTAACATCACAAAATTATTTGCTAATTTGTGATAAAAATAGCCCATTAGACAGCAAAAATAGTCCAAAAGAATGAATGAGGTTCAACATGAAATGCTAAGGCTGGCAACCAGGCTGGGTGTCCCTGTACTAGCTGATGACGCTGCATTAAAGCTGCTGCAATTCGATGAGATGAAGGTGGTAGATATGCTGCCAGATATGCTTGTGTTGATCCGGTCACTGGTAGCCACTGAAACATTTTTCTTCAAACGAAAACCGATGCAGATCGAAGAGAAGGGACTGCTGATCTCGTTTCAGAATATGTTTAATACCGCAGCAAAGGAAGCTATACCGGCAGCCAGGCCGCCGGCTTGTCAGCCCCATGTACGTATAACACCTTCTAACTGGGAAAGCGAGGTTACTTTCCCAAAAGATTTTAACATCAGGCAAATTACAATTCTGTTAAGCCTGAATTATCTGAGAAACTTCATAGGGAAAGATCAAAGCCGGCTGGAATATTTATTCAACGCGGATCAAACGCTTTGGATAGAGGAATTTATGTCGCCTCAAATGGCAAAGCTGGTCAATGAAATCTCCGACAGCCATACGGACCCTATTTTGCCTGAAGCATATTACAGATTGAAATCATTGGAACTGATTTATCTGCTTTTTGAAAATTTATTAAACAGACAGGACATCAGGCACCGTAGCCTGAGCAATTATGAAATAGAGGCAGTATATCTTGTCCGCAATGCCCTGGAAGACTCCCTGGATAGTTCCTTTACAATGGCGGGGCTCGTCAAAGTAAGCG
The nucleotide sequence above comes from Dyadobacter subterraneus. Encoded proteins:
- a CDS encoding helix-turn-helix domain-containing protein — translated: MNEVQHEMLRLATRLGVPVLADDAALKLLQFDEMKVVDMLPDMLVLIRSLVATETFFFKRKPMQIEEKGLLISFQNMFNTAAKEAIPAARPPACQPHVRITPSNWESEVTFPKDFNIRQITILLSLNYLRNFIGKDQSRLEYLFNADQTLWIEEFMSPQMAKLVNEISDSHTDPILPEAYYRLKSLELIYLLFENLLNRQDIRHRSLSNYEIEAVYLVRNALEDSLDSSFTMAGLVKVSGMNELKLRKIFTQVFGMGLNDYHQHRRMQEAARLLREEKRSVSEVGYQLGFSNLSYFGRLFEKYFGLKPKKWSEKNRI